CCTTGACCACGCTGAGGAAGTTCGAGGTCGCGTTGCCGCACGAATTGTTGGTCAGCAGCGGGCTGTCGTTCAGCGCGCAGTACAACAGGAACGCGTCGATGAAGCGCGACTCGTTGAGGTCGATGCCCATCGGCAGGAACGGGTTGATGTCCAGGCAGCGCACTTCGACGTACTGGATGCCGCGGGCCATCAGCGCCTGGATCGGCCGCTCGCCGGTGTAGGTCACACGTTTCGGGCGGATGTTGGAGTAGTACTCGTTTTCGATCTGCAGGATGTTGGTGTTGAGCTGAACCCACTCACCGTCCTGATGGGTGCCGATTTCCACATAGGGCGCGTATGGCGTGGCGACAGCCTGGCGCAGGCTGTCGGTGTAGCTCACCAGGTCGTTGTAGCACGGCGTCAGGCCGGCCTGGGCGTTGCTCTGGTAACCCAGGTCACTCATGCGCAGGCTGGTGGCGTACGGCAGGTACAGGGTGTCCGCGTCCAGTTGTTCCAACTGGTGCGAGCGACCGCGCAGGAAGCCGGCATCCAGCGCAGGCGAGGCACCGAACAGGTACATCAGCAGCCAGCTGTAGCGACGGAAGTTACGGATCAGGGCGATGTAGGCCGACGACTGATAATCGCGATCGGTGCCGACAAAACCCTCGGCTTCCTTGAGCAGTGGCCAGAGCTTTTCCGGCAGGGAAAAGTTGTAGTGAATCCCGGCGATGCACTGCATGGTCTTGCCGTAGCGCAGGGCCAAGCCCTTGCGGTAGACGTACTTGAGCTGGCCGATGTTGGACGTGCCGTAGTAGGCGATCGGGATATCTTCCTCGGCCGGCAACGGGCACGGCATCGAAGGGCTCCACAGGTACTCGTTGCCGAGTTTGCTGTAGGCAAAGCGATGAATCTTGTCCAGGCTCGCCAGCGTGTCCGCCGGATCAGGCAGGGCCGGGGTGATGAACTCCAGCAGCGACTCGGAGTAGTCGGTGGTGATCTGTTCGTTGGTCAGCGCGGAACCCAATTCTTCCGGGTGCGGCGTTTGCGCCAGGCGACCTTCGCTGGTCACGCGCAGGCATTCACGTTCGATGCCGTGAAGGCACTGTTCGAGCAGAGAGAGGTTGGCGCGCTCGCCGAGCAGAGCCAGGCGGCGGTTGAGAAGTTCGCTCAAGTTGGATTCCTTCACGCGTCAGTCGCCCCAATATGGGGGTGGGCAAGACGGTCTACAAGGGTGAAGTTAAAACTGGCGTTTTCGCCTGGTTTTTATCGCCGATTGATCAATATTTGCACAGCCTCCCCTGTAGGAGCGAGCTTGCTCGCGATGCGGTGTGTCAGTCAGCACAATGGCGTCTGATACTGCGCTATCGCGAGCAAGCTCGCTCCTACAGGGACGGGCTTTGTAGCGAAATTAACTCAAATTGATGGCGACTAGCTACAGGACAGCGAACGTGCCTTGTGCTTTTGCGACGAGTTTGTCGCCCTGCATCACGTCGGCCTCGACCACCAGCGTGCGCCGGCCCGGGTGGATCACCCGCGCCGTGCACATCACCTCGCCGTCGGACACGGCGCGGATGTAGTTGATCTTGCATTCGATGGTCGCGCTCTGCTGGTCAAAGCCGTGGCTGCTGGAACAGGCCAGCCCCATGGCAATGTCCACCAGGCTGAACAGGGCCCCGCCGTGCAGCTTGCCGGCGCGATTACGCAGCTCGGGTTCCAGCACCAGGACGACTTGCGCCACCCCGGTGTCCAGGCTGTGCAAGCGACAGCCCAGCAACTTGAAAAACGCGCTTTCGGTGTACCCGGCAGGGATGTCCATCAACGTTTCTTCAATTGCTTGGCGTTGGCGAACAGCGAAGCCATGGCGTTATTGGCCGGAGCTGCCGTGGTTTCCTTGCGCGGTGCATTGTTCTGCGACTGGCGCGGTGCCGAGCCTGGACGCGCGCCACGGGCACCGTCGATTTTCTCGCCAGGGGTGTCGCTCATGCGCATCGACAGGCCTACGCGCTTGCGCGGAATGTCGACTTCCATGACCTTCACTTTCACCACGTCACCGGCTTTCACCGCTTCACGCGGATCCTTGATGAACTTCTCCGAAAGCGCAGAGATGTGCACCAGACCGTCCTGATGCACGCCGATGTCGACGAAGGCACCGAAGGCCGTCACGTTGGTCACCACACCTTCGAGGATCATGCCCAATTGCAGGTCCTTGAGGTCTTCGACGCCTTCCTGGAACTCGGCCGTCTTGAACTCCGGACGCGGGTCGCGACCGGGTTTTTCCAGCTCTTGCAGGATGTCGGTGACGGTCGGCAGGCCGAAGGTTTCATCGGTGTACTTTTTCGGGTCCAGGCGCTTGAGGAAGGCGGCGTCGCCGATCAGCGAGCGGATGTCGCGGTCGGTTTCAGCGGCGATGCGTTGCACCAGCGGGTAGGCTTCCGGGTGGACCGCCGAAGAATCCAGCGGGTTGTCACCGTTCATCACGCGCAGGAAGCCGGCGGCCTGTTCGAAGGTTTTTTCACCCAGGCGGGCGACTTTCTTCAGCGCGGCGCGGGTCTTGAACGCACCGTGTTCGTCGCGGTGGCTGACGATGTTCTGCGCCAGGGTGGCGTTGAGGCCGGAGATACGTGCCAGCAGCGCAACGGACGCGGTGTTCACATCCACACCTACGGCGTTCACACAGTCTTCGACCACGGCGTCCAGGCCGCGCGCCAGTTTCAGCTGCGACACGTCATGCTGGTACTGGCCGACACCAATGGATTTCGGGTCGATTTTCACCAGTTCCGCCAGCGGGTCCTGCAGGCGACGGGCAATCGACACCGCGCCACGGATCGACACGTCGAGGTCCGGGAATTCCTTGGCCGCCAGTTCCGATGCCGAGTACACCGATGCGCCGGCTTCGGACACCATGACCTTGGTCATTTTCATGGCTGGGTATTTTTTGATCAGCTCGATGGCCAGCTTGTCGGTTTCGCGGCTGGCGGTGCCGTTGCCGATGGCGATCAGGTCCACCGAATGTTTGGCGCACAGGGCCGCCAGGATCGCGATGGTCTGGTCCCACTTGTTGTGCGGCACGTGCGGGTAAACGGTAGCGTGATCCAGCAGCTTGCCGGTGGCATCCACCACGGCGACCTTGCAACCGGTGCGCAGGCCAGGGTCGAGGCCCAGGGTTGCGCGCGGGCCGGCCGGGGCCGACAGCAGCAGGTCGTGCAGGTTGTGGGCGAACACGTTGATCGCTTCGGTTTCCGCGCCATCGCGCAGCTCGCCGAGCAGGTCGGTTTCCAGGTGCGTGTAGAGCTTGACCTTCCAGGTCCAGCGCACCACTTCACCCAGCCATTTGTCGGCGGCACGGTTCTGGTTCTGGATGCCGACGTGCTGGCCGATCATGCCTTCGCATGGGTGCAGGGTGCCGGGCAGTTCTTCGCCGACTTTCAGCGCGGAGCTGAGAATGCCTTCGTTGCGGCCACGGAAAATCGCCAGGGCGCGGTGCGACGGCATGCTCTTGAGCGGTTCGTCGTGCTCGAAGTAGTCGCGGAACTTGGCGCCTTCCTCTTCCTTGCCGGCAATCACGCGGGCACTGAGGGTGGCTTCCTGCTTGAGGTAACTGCGCAGCTTGTCCAGCAGGCTGGCGTCTTCGGCGAAGCGTTCCATGAGGATGTATTTGGCGCCTTCGAGGGCGGCCTTGACGTCGGCCACGCCTTTTTCGGCGTTGACGAAGCGCGCGGCTTCGCTGTCCGGGGCGAGCGTCGGGTCGTTGAACAGGCCATCGGCCAGCTCGCCCAGGCCTGCTTCCAGGGCGATCTGGCCCTTGGTGCGGCGCTTCTGCTTGTACGGCAGGTACAAGTCTTCGAGACGGGTCTTGGTGTCGGCGAGCTTGATGTCGCGTTCCAGTTGCGGGGTCAGCTTGCCCTGTTCCTGGATGCTGGCGAGGATGCTGATGCGCCGTTCGTCGAGTTCTCGCAGGTAGCGCAGGCGCTCTTCCAGGTGACGCAGCTGGGTGTCATCGAGACTGCCGGTCACTTCTTTCCGGTAACGGGCGATGAAGGGAACGGTAGAACCTTCATCGAGTAGCGCGACGGCCGCTTCGACCTGTTGTGGGCGTACGCCGAGTTCCTCGGCGATGCGGCTGTTGATGCTGTCCATAAAACCACCTGACAAATTGTGAAAGCAGGCTCGCAGGCGCGTAGATCGGGCTCGGCGAGTCTGGTTGAGCGGCCTGGCCAGCACCGCTGCCTGGGTCGACAGGCATCCCGTTGACCCGTGAAATCGAATAATTACTGCGACGGCCATGAAAAAATGACGAGGGCCGCGGCGATAAGGATCAGACGTTGCCTGACACAAAAGGCCGCGCATTATAACCAGCGTTCTGTCATTCGGGGGCATCGCAGGCTGTAGGCACAATGCCCGTATTTCTGGCGGTGAAGGAAAAATCTGCTAACAATGCACACGGTGCGTATAACGGCAGCTACGCCATAATGCGCGCCGAGATCAAAGGAGCATCCAATGAGCAGCACTGCAAACATTGCTGAAGGCGAAAAAATTCTTATCGTTGACGACGATCCGGGGCTCAGCAGCCTGCTGGAACGCTTTTTCGTCAGTAAGGGCTACCGCGCCCGCGCCGTTCCGAACACCGAACAGATGGACCGCCTGCTGGCGCGTGAAGTGTTCAACCTGGTCGTCCTCGACCTGATGCTGCCCGGTGAAGACGGCCTGACCGCCTGCCGCCGCCTGCGCAGCGCGAACAATCAGATTCCGATCATCATGCTGACCGCCAAGGGCGACGAGCTGAGCCGTATCAAGGGCCTGGAACTGGGCGCCGACGATTACCTGGCCAAGCCGTTCAACCCGGACGAGCTGATGGCCCGCGTCAAGGCCGTCCTGCGTCGCCAGTCGGCGCCGGTGCCGGGCGCCCCGGGCAGCGAAGAAGAAAGCGTGACCTTCGGGGACTACGAACTGTCCTTGGCCACCCGTGAACTCAAGCGCGGCGCCGAAGTGCACATGCTCACCACCGGCGAATTCGCGGTGCTCAAGGCGTTGGTGATGAACGCGCGTCAGCCATTGACCCGCGACAAGCTGATGAACCTGGCCCGTGGCCGTGAGTGGGATGCGCTGGAGCGTTCCATCGACGTGCAGATTTCCCGTCTGCGCCGGATGATCGAGCCTGATCCATCCAAGCCGCGTTACATCCAGACCGTCTGGGGTGTGGGTTACGTGTTCGTTCCGGATGGCGCCGCCACCAAGTGATCGGCGATTTGTAGGAGCGGGTCCTGCGCACCAGCCAATTGTGCGCAGACTCGCGATCCGCAATATGCGAGCATCGCTCGCTCCTGCAAGTGTGTAGCGGTTATCCATGAAAACCCCTGTGTGGTTCCCCCAGAGTTTCTTCTCCCGCACCCTGTGGCTGGTGCTGATCGTCGTCCTGTTTTCCAAGGCGCTGACCCTGGTTTATCTGCTGATGAACGAGGACGTGCTGGTGGACCGCCAATACAGCCACGGTGTCGCCCTGACCCTGCGCGCCTATTGGGCGGCCGACGAAAACAATCGCGACAAAATCGCCGAGGCCGCGACCCTGATCCGGGTCACGGGCGCCGGTGTGCCGGAAGGCGAGCAACACTGGCCCTACAGCGAGATCTATCAGCGCCAGATGCAGGCCGAACTGGGCGCCGACACCGAGGTGCGCTTGCGCATGCACTCGCCGCCAGCCCTGTGGGTGCGGGCGCCAAGCCTGGGTGACGCCTGGCTGAAAGTGCCGCTGTACCCGCATCCGTTGCGCGGCCAGAAAATCTGGAACGTGCTTGGCTGGTTCCTGGCCATTGGCCTTTTGTCGACGGCATCGGCATGGATTTTCGTCAGCCAGCTCAACCAACCGCTCAAGCGCCTGGTCTACGCCGCCCGACAACTGGGCCAGGGCCGCAGCGTGCGCCTGCCGATCAGCGACACGCCCAGCGAGATGACCGAGGTGTATCGCGCCTTCAACCAGATGGCTGAGGACGTCGAACAGGCAGGGCGCGAGCGCGAGCTGATGCTGGCGGGGGTCTCCCATGACTTGCGCACCCCGCTGACTCGCTTGCGCCTGTCGCTTGAATTGATGGGCGACCGCACCGACCTGACCGACGACATGGTCCGCGATATCGAGGATATGGACGCGATTCTCGACCAGTTCCTGGCGTTCATCCGCGATGGCCGCGACGAGTCGGTCGAAGAAGTCGACCTGACCGACCTGGTGCGCGAAGTCGCAGCACCCTACAACCAGAACGAAGAGAAAGTCCGGCTGCGCCTGGAACCGATCCAGCCGTTTCCGTTGCGTCGGGTGTCGATGAAGCGCCTGCTGAACAACTTGATTGGCAACGCGCTGCATCACGCCGGCAGCGGCGTGGAAGTGGCGGCGCATGTGTCCGGGGACGTGAATGCGCCCTATGTAGTGCTGAGCGTGATGGACCGTGGTGCCGGTATCGACCCGTCGGAGCTGGAGGCGATCTTCAACCCGTTCACCCGCGGTGATCGTGCCCGGGGCGGGAAGGGCACGGGCCTGGGGCTGGCGATCGTCAAGCGGATCGCTTCGATGCATGGCGGCAACGTCGAACTGCGCAACCGCTCCGGTGGCGGGCTGGAAGCGCGGGTGCGGTTGCCGTTGGGGTTGATGTTGCCCAGGGATGCGGTTTAAACCCTAAGGGCCTCATCGCGAGCAGGCTCGCTCCCACAGGGGTTCTGTGAACACCACAAACCCCTGTGGGAGCGAGCCTGCTCGCGATGGCGGCCTCCGTGCCGCCAAAGTCCTTGGGACTAACCCTTCCCCTTGGTCCGAGTCATATTCGGCCCACCATTCTTCTCCAGATGCTCGATGATGATCCCCGCCACATTCTTCCCGGTGGTGGTCTCGATCCCTTCCAGCCCCGGTGACGAGTTCACCTCCATCACCAGCGGCCCGTGGTTGGAGCGCAGGATATCCACCCCCGCCACCGTCAGCCCCATCACCTTCGCCGCACGCAGCGCGGTCATGCGTTCCTCCGGCGTGATCTTGATCAGGCTGGCGCTGCCGCCGCGGTGCAGGTTGGAGCGGAACTCCCCCGGCTTGGCCTGGCGCTTCATCGCCGCGATCACCTTGTCGCCGACCACGAAGCAGCGGATGTCGGCGCCGCCGGCCTCCTTGATGTACTCCTGAACCATGATGTTCTGCTTGAGGCCCATGAACGCCTCGATCACCGATTCCGCTGCGGTCGCCGTTTCACACAGCACCACGCCGATACCCTGGGTACCTTCCAGCACCTTGATCACCAGCGGCGCGCCGTTGACCATGTCGATCAGGTCGGGAATGTCATCCGGTGAGTGGGCGAACCCGGTGACCGGCAAGCCGATACCCCGGCGCGACAGCAATTGCAATGAACGCAGCTTGTCCCGTGAGCGGGCGATGGCCACCGACTCGTTGAGCGGGAACACCCCCATCATTTCGAACTGGCGCAGCACGGCGCAGCCGTAGAACGTCACCGATGCGCCGATCCGTGGGATCACCGCGTCGAAACCTTCCAGCGGCTTGCCACGGTAATGGATCTGCGGCTTGTGGCTGGCAATGTTCATATAGGCGCGCAGGGTGTCGATCACCACCATTTCATGCCCTCGCTCGGTACCGGCTTCAACCAGTCTACGAGTGGAATACAGACGCGGGTTCCGCGACAGCACAGCGATCTTCATGCAACACCTGTGGAGGAGGTAGATACCGGGAACACCGGCTTGTCTTGTACATATTTGACGCCCGGACTGACCACCAACTGGCCGTCGACCAGGGCTTTGGAACCCAGTAGCAGGCGATAACGCATGGACTTGCGGCAGGCGAGGGTGAACTCGACACGCCAGACCCGATCGCCCAAAGCCAGGGTAGTGCTGACCACGTAACGCTTCTGCGCATGGCCGTTGGAGCTCTTGATGGTTTTCATCGTTACCAGAGGCGCTTCGCAACGCCGGTGACGCAATTGCACCACCGTGCCCAGGTGCGCGGTGAAGCGCACCCAGCTTTCACCGTCGCGCTCGAACGGCTCGATATCGGTGGCGTGCAGGCTGGAAGTGCTGGCCCCGGTGTCGATTTTCGCGCGCAGGCCTGCGACTCCCAAATCCGGGAGCGCCACCCACTCGCGCAGACCGACGACGGTCAAATGATCAAATGTCTTCAATAGGGAAAAACCGACGGTTAACGCTTCCAGGCTTCAGGCGATACCTGAGCCAATGCTTTGAATGCAGGCCTGGCGAACCAGTAGCCCTGCATCAGGTAAATTCCACAGTCCGCCAGGAAGTCACGTTCCCCGGCGCTTTCGATGCCTTCTGCAATGACTGTAACGTTCAACTCCGCACAGATTGTGACAATCCCCCGGACGATCACCTGACGGACGCGGTCGCGGTCGACATCGCGGATCAACGCCATATCGAGCTTGATCAGGTCCGGCTGGAAATCCGCCAGCAGATTGAGCCCCGAATGGCCCGCGCCAAAATCGTCGATGGCGGTCTTGAAGCCGAATTCGCGGTATTCACGCAGAATATTAGTCAAATGGCGATAGTTATCTACGTGCTCATTTTCAAGGGTTTCAAAAATCAGCCGGTCGAGGGGGAAGTTGTGTTTTTTCGCCGTTTCCAGGGTACTGCGAATGCACAGTTCAGGACGGTACACGGCATTGGGCATGAAGTTGATCGACAAGTGTGTCGACATGTTGAGACGATCTGCACCTTCTATGGCGCGTGTCCGGCAGAGTTGGTCGAAGCGGTAGCGGTTCGCGTCTGTGACCTGTTCGAGAACGGTCATCGCGCCTTCCCCGGCAGCGCCGCGCACCAGCGCTTCATGAGCGAAGATCGACTGGTCCCTGAGGTCGACGATCGGTTGATAGGCAAAGGCGAAGTCGAAGTCCAGCGGCTCGCTTTGCTGGCAGCCCCGGCAGCCGCCCTGGGACGATGTCAAAGAAGATGGAAATAGGGTCACTCGATCACTCCACGCCGTGGTTTCGGCTTAGTCGACAGTCTATCTGGAGAGCCGAGTTCTTGCGCCCGACAGAAACGGTAGTACAGTTCTGACTATTGGTGGAAAGAGGAATTCAAGTGGCACAAAAAAGCGAAGAGGACGACAAGGTCCGTCTCGATAAATGGTTGTGGGCTGCACGATTTTACAAAACCCGCGCACTGGCCAAGGCCGCGATAGAAAGCGGCAAGGTGCATTGGCGGGGCGAGCGCTGCAAGCCGGGCAAGGAGCCGCGGGTGGGTGACGAGTTCGAGATTCGCACCGGTTTCGATGAGCGCACGATTGTGGTTCAGGCGCTGTCGATCGTACGCCGTGGCGCACCGGAGGCGCAGACGCTCTACACCGAAACCGAAGCCAGCATCGCCAAGCGCGAAGCGGCGGCCGCCCTGCGCAAGGCGGGAGCGCTGGGGGTGAGCACTGATGGCAAGCCGAGCAAGAAGCAGCGGCGCGATCTGTTCAAGTTTCGTGGGAGCAGTGGGGGCGAGTGAGGCAGTGACACCGTCATCGCGAGCAAGCTCGCTCCTACAGAGGAGCACCACAACCCTGTAGGAGCGGACTTGTCGAATCGTCGCACCGCCGCGATCCGAGTGCACAGCACTCGGCCAGCCACCGCCAGATCAATCAGACGCTACGCACCACACTCATCCGCGACACCACCGGCAATTTCTCCAACAGCCCGAACACCGGCGCCGTGACCTTCAGGAAAAACTCCGACCCGTGATAGGCAAACGGCGTGTAGTAACCCCAACCCAGCGCCCACACCGCCATCAACACACCGCCGATGTAATCGTCCTGCCCCCAATGCGCGCCGGCCACCAGGCGCGGCATCATGAACAGCAGCGCCAGGGCCCAGATCACGAGGGTCTGCCAGGCGGTGCGGCTGAAGACGGTCATGAACAACGCCCAGATCAGCAGCACTGACGCATGGTCACCCGGAAAGCTCTGGGTCGAACGGTCTTTCAACTCCCAGCGTGCCTCGAGCCCAGGGAAGTAGTCGCTCATGCGCACGGCGCCGTCGATCATCATCGACGGGCTGCTGTGCTGCCAGCCCATGTAGCCGGTCAGCTTGGAAAACAGCATGCGGATGAACAGCAGCAATAACAGGACGGAAAAGAATCCGAAGAATGCCCGGCGTACGTCAGAGGCCTTGAAGACCCAGCCGCCGGTGATCAACAGCGTCAGCAGAATCACCCCGACCACTGCGTCGAAGGGTCGCAGACTTGCAATTGCCCACACGTGGAGCCATATCGGGTTAGTCGCCAGTGGCGCGTTGAGCAGGTGAAACAGCCACTCGTCGAAAAGCACACACAACATCTGGCCCGTAGGCCATAACCAGAAGGCCAGTAGTGCTACTGGTACCAGATTGCAGAACGCCAACCGGCGCAAGTTCCACCTTGCTTGGAACAAACCCGGATTGTTCATAAAATGCCTCCCTTGGCGGAACAGCGCGCACCGACAGGGTGTCGCGGGGGCGCAATCTTCATGCTTTGTAACCATTTTGTCATCAATTCAGATACCCAGACCTATGACCGATCTACCGGATACCGACTACACCCAACGCTTCATCTTCGATGACAGCGACACCCGCGGCGAACTGGTTTCGTTGGAGCGCAGCTACGCCGAAGTCCTCGCCAAGCACGCCTATCCGGATCCGGTCGCGCAACTGCTCGGCGAATTGATGGCGGCAGCATCGTTGCTGGTCGGTGCCCTGAAGTTCGACGGCCTGCTGATTCTCCAGGCCCGCTCCGATGGCCCGATCCCGTTGCTGATGATCGAGTGCTCCAGCGAGCGTGAAATCCGTGGCCTGGCCCGTTATGAGGCGGACCAGATCGCCCCCGACGCGACCCTCGCCGACCTGATGCCGGGCGGCGTCCTCGCGCTGACCATCGACCCTCGCCAGGGCCAGCGTTATCAGGGCATCGTCGATCTCGATGGCGAGACCTTGTCCGAGTGCTTCACCAATTACTTCGTGATGTCCCAACAGGTCGGCACCCGTTTCTGGCTGTATGCCGATGGCCGTCACGCGCGTGGTCTGCTGCTGCAACAGCTGCCTGCGGACCGACTGAAAGACGAAGAAGAGCGCGCGGCCAACTGGCAGCACCTCACGGCATTGGCCAGCACCCTGACCGCCGATGAGTTGCTCAGCCTGGACAACGAAACCGTGCTTCATCGTCTGTACCACGAAGAGCAGGTTCGCCTGTTCGATGCGCAGCGTTTGCGCTTCCGTTGCAGTTGCTCTCGCGAACGATCGGCCAATGCACTGGTCAGTTTGGGTCTGGAAGATGCCCAGGACCTGGTTGTCGAACACGGCGGCAACATCGAAGTCGATTGCCAGTTCTGCAACCAGCGCTACCTGTTCGATGCTGCCGATGTTGCTCAATTATTCGCCGGTGCGGGTGTCGAGACGCCGTCAGATACCCGTCACTAAAACGGTTCAGCGCAGGTAAATTCACTGGTTTGTGCCGGAATAACGCCGTTACGACGGGAGGGCCCTACTATTTTTGGGCGTTTCTGGCATAATCCGGCCCACTTTTTTCGCGGTAGTAGTGCACGACTTTCTACTACAACACGTTTGGAGCACTCGGCCACTGGCCGACGGGGAACCTCATGACGCAAGCCAATAACGCCGTGTACACCGATCTGAGTGTCGATGA
This DNA window, taken from Pseudomonas sp. MYb118, encodes the following:
- the gshA gene encoding glutamate--cysteine ligase codes for the protein MSELLNRRLALLGERANLSLLEQCLHGIERECLRVTSEGRLAQTPHPEELGSALTNEQITTDYSESLLEFITPALPDPADTLASLDKIHRFAYSKLGNEYLWSPSMPCPLPAEEDIPIAYYGTSNIGQLKYVYRKGLALRYGKTMQCIAGIHYNFSLPEKLWPLLKEAEGFVGTDRDYQSSAYIALIRNFRRYSWLLMYLFGASPALDAGFLRGRSHQLEQLDADTLYLPYATSLRMSDLGYQSNAQAGLTPCYNDLVSYTDSLRQAVATPYAPYVEIGTHQDGEWVQLNTNILQIENEYYSNIRPKRVTYTGERPIQALMARGIQYVEVRCLDINPFLPMGIDLNESRFIDAFLLYCALNDSPLLTNNSCGNATSNFLSVVKEGRRPGLQLQRDGQAVDLKEWAGELLEKIAPLAALLDQSQGGDAHSKALDAQLAKVNDASLTPSAQVLAAMAEHKESFAQFSLRQSQAHAEYFRSEPLSREEQAAFEERARASLAEQVELEQNEVGDFDVFVGSYQASILAISN
- a CDS encoding PaaI family thioesterase, whose protein sequence is MDIPAGYTESAFFKLLGCRLHSLDTGVAQVVLVLEPELRNRAGKLHGGALFSLVDIAMGLACSSSHGFDQQSATIECKINYIRAVSDGEVMCTARVIHPGRRTLVVEADVMQGDKLVAKAQGTFAVL
- a CDS encoding Tex family protein; the protein is MDSINSRIAEELGVRPQQVEAAVALLDEGSTVPFIARYRKEVTGSLDDTQLRHLEERLRYLRELDERRISILASIQEQGKLTPQLERDIKLADTKTRLEDLYLPYKQKRRTKGQIALEAGLGELADGLFNDPTLAPDSEAARFVNAEKGVADVKAALEGAKYILMERFAEDASLLDKLRSYLKQEATLSARVIAGKEEEGAKFRDYFEHDEPLKSMPSHRALAIFRGRNEGILSSALKVGEELPGTLHPCEGMIGQHVGIQNQNRAADKWLGEVVRWTWKVKLYTHLETDLLGELRDGAETEAINVFAHNLHDLLLSAPAGPRATLGLDPGLRTGCKVAVVDATGKLLDHATVYPHVPHNKWDQTIAILAALCAKHSVDLIAIGNGTASRETDKLAIELIKKYPAMKMTKVMVSEAGASVYSASELAAKEFPDLDVSIRGAVSIARRLQDPLAELVKIDPKSIGVGQYQHDVSQLKLARGLDAVVEDCVNAVGVDVNTASVALLARISGLNATLAQNIVSHRDEHGAFKTRAALKKVARLGEKTFEQAAGFLRVMNGDNPLDSSAVHPEAYPLVQRIAAETDRDIRSLIGDAAFLKRLDPKKYTDETFGLPTVTDILQELEKPGRDPRPEFKTAEFQEGVEDLKDLQLGMILEGVVTNVTAFGAFVDIGVHQDGLVHISALSEKFIKDPREAVKAGDVVKVKVMEVDIPRKRVGLSMRMSDTPGEKIDGARGARPGSAPRQSQNNAPRKETTAAPANNAMASLFANAKQLKKR
- the ompR gene encoding two-component system response regulator OmpR, which translates into the protein MSSTANIAEGEKILIVDDDPGLSSLLERFFVSKGYRARAVPNTEQMDRLLAREVFNLVVLDLMLPGEDGLTACRRLRSANNQIPIIMLTAKGDELSRIKGLELGADDYLAKPFNPDELMARVKAVLRRQSAPVPGAPGSEEESVTFGDYELSLATRELKRGAEVHMLTTGEFAVLKALVMNARQPLTRDKLMNLARGREWDALERSIDVQISRLRRMIEPDPSKPRYIQTVWGVGYVFVPDGAATK
- a CDS encoding ATP-binding protein, which gives rise to MKTPVWFPQSFFSRTLWLVLIVVLFSKALTLVYLLMNEDVLVDRQYSHGVALTLRAYWAADENNRDKIAEAATLIRVTGAGVPEGEQHWPYSEIYQRQMQAELGADTEVRLRMHSPPALWVRAPSLGDAWLKVPLYPHPLRGQKIWNVLGWFLAIGLLSTASAWIFVSQLNQPLKRLVYAARQLGQGRSVRLPISDTPSEMTEVYRAFNQMAEDVEQAGRERELMLAGVSHDLRTPLTRLRLSLELMGDRTDLTDDMVRDIEDMDAILDQFLAFIRDGRDESVEEVDLTDLVREVAAPYNQNEEKVRLRLEPIQPFPLRRVSMKRLLNNLIGNALHHAGSGVEVAAHVSGDVNAPYVVLSVMDRGAGIDPSELEAIFNPFTRGDRARGGKGTGLGLAIVKRIASMHGGNVELRNRSGGGLEARVRLPLGLMLPRDAV
- the rimK gene encoding 30S ribosomal protein S6--L-glutamate ligase; the encoded protein is MKIAVLSRNPRLYSTRRLVEAGTERGHEMVVIDTLRAYMNIASHKPQIHYRGKPLEGFDAVIPRIGASVTFYGCAVLRQFEMMGVFPLNESVAIARSRDKLRSLQLLSRRGIGLPVTGFAHSPDDIPDLIDMVNGAPLVIKVLEGTQGIGVVLCETATAAESVIEAFMGLKQNIMVQEYIKEAGGADIRCFVVGDKVIAAMKRQAKPGEFRSNLHRGGSASLIKITPEERMTALRAAKVMGLTVAGVDILRSNHGPLVMEVNSSPGLEGIETTTGKNVAGIIIEHLEKNGGPNMTRTKGKG
- a CDS encoding ATP-dependent zinc protease, whose translation is MTVVGLREWVALPDLGVAGLRAKIDTGASTSSLHATDIEPFERDGESWVRFTAHLGTVVQLRHRRCEAPLVTMKTIKSSNGHAQKRYVVSTTLALGDRVWRVEFTLACRKSMRYRLLLGSKALVDGQLVVSPGVKYVQDKPVFPVSTSSTGVA
- a CDS encoding EAL domain-containing protein, with translation MTLFPSSLTSSQGGCRGCQQSEPLDFDFAFAYQPIVDLRDQSIFAHEALVRGAAGEGAMTVLEQVTDANRYRFDQLCRTRAIEGADRLNMSTHLSINFMPNAVYRPELCIRSTLETAKKHNFPLDRLIFETLENEHVDNYRHLTNILREYREFGFKTAIDDFGAGHSGLNLLADFQPDLIKLDMALIRDVDRDRVRQVIVRGIVTICAELNVTVIAEGIESAGERDFLADCGIYLMQGYWFARPAFKALAQVSPEAWKR
- a CDS encoding RNA-binding S4 domain-containing protein, translating into MAQKSEEDDKVRLDKWLWAARFYKTRALAKAAIESGKVHWRGERCKPGKEPRVGDEFEIRTGFDERTIVVQALSIVRRGAPEAQTLYTETEASIAKREAAAALRKAGALGVSTDGKPSKKQRRDLFKFRGSSGGE
- a CDS encoding phosphatase PAP2 family protein, producing the protein MNNPGLFQARWNLRRLAFCNLVPVALLAFWLWPTGQMLCVLFDEWLFHLLNAPLATNPIWLHVWAIASLRPFDAVVGVILLTLLITGGWVFKASDVRRAFFGFFSVLLLLLFIRMLFSKLTGYMGWQHSSPSMMIDGAVRMSDYFPGLEARWELKDRSTQSFPGDHASVLLIWALFMTVFSRTAWQTLVIWALALLFMMPRLVAGAHWGQDDYIGGVLMAVWALGWGYYTPFAYHGSEFFLKVTAPVFGLLEKLPVVSRMSVVRSV
- the hslO gene encoding Hsp33 family molecular chaperone HslO, producing the protein MTDLPDTDYTQRFIFDDSDTRGELVSLERSYAEVLAKHAYPDPVAQLLGELMAAASLLVGALKFDGLLILQARSDGPIPLLMIECSSEREIRGLARYEADQIAPDATLADLMPGGVLALTIDPRQGQRYQGIVDLDGETLSECFTNYFVMSQQVGTRFWLYADGRHARGLLLQQLPADRLKDEEERAANWQHLTALASTLTADELLSLDNETVLHRLYHEEQVRLFDAQRLRFRCSCSRERSANALVSLGLEDAQDLVVEHGGNIEVDCQFCNQRYLFDAADVAQLFAGAGVETPSDTRH